TTCACCTAAACTATTTCTGGTAAATGCATTGTTCTGCTGGTATTCTCCATTAGGATGACCACTTCCATCTTCGttgatatataaatttgattCTTCGTAGTCCGTGTCATCACGTGTGTGAACACTTTTTAAAGGACTTTTAGAGCCTTCTAGAACATGAGGAAAGGAATTTCCCGATTGTTTCACTGTTACGTGATGATCTGATGTTATCTGTAAATCAGGTAATTCTTCAATATTCAATTTACCATAATCCGATAACTGCGGTAGAGCATATCCTAATTTATCTTTAGTTTGGATTGGTTCTggaaatttttgtttttcaggGAATGTCGATTTTTCAGAAATTGTTTGTTGTCGTCTAGGactttgaagaagaagagcatCCGGTTGAAGAATAATTTGAGAATTATCTAGAGCGCTCTGAGTTTTATTATTAGGATTTTCTAAAATGGTATattcaatattttcatttttacaatcaTGAAGCTTAATAATAACAGGGTCATCACTCCCATTAGTTGTATATTGATCTTCAGTAGCCTCACATTGAGTATTTTCACGATTATGAGTTTTACTATGAATAGTTTTCAATCCTGCTACATATTTTTGAGGGATAAATGCGGAATTATATTCGTTAACAGAACCACTTACTGAAGAAGGAACAGTTGGACGAGCTTCACTTCCTTCAGTTGTGGAATGGCCTGGAGATGGTAGGTCTTCCGAAGGACaacctttttctttacatgTACCAGAAGgttccttttcaatttcataCGTAGTAGACTCAGCAGAAGGAGAATTAACTGTTACGGTTCTTCCTTCTGAGGGTCTTGATGTAATTGTTGCACTACCTGTTGAAGATCCAGGGCCATCTGTTTGATTTGCTACGGGTAACGGTGGATTTTCTGAAGATTCGTCTTTACATGGTTTACCACTGCAACTTGATGTTCTTTGACTGGGATTTTTGACAGGTGTTCTTTCTGATGCaggctttcctttttcttcccctaaTTCCTCTGTTGCAACTTTTGGTTTAGTATGTTCTTCACCCTTAGATGTCGAACTTATACAATATTTAGAATATACGCTAGACTGTGATAATAAGGCGTTAGTTTTTT
This genomic window from Plasmodium vivax chromosome 1, whole genome shotgun sequence contains:
- a CDS encoding hypothetical protein (encoded by transcript PVX_093730A) — translated: MAEVYFEVSKRKEKLDQDGCIELFFDIEEEIKKKIGELEITQGENHIHPKCQEIDKYLQEQKNSHNECYQGSFKSYVTDIEKKTNALLSQSSVYSKYCISSTSKGEEHTKPKVATEELGEEKGKPASERTPVKNPSQRTSSCSGKPCKDESSENPPLPVANQTDGPGSSTGSATITSRPSEGRTVTVNSPSAESTTYEIEKEPSGTCKEKGCPSEDLPSPGHSTTEGSEARPTVPSSVSGSVNEYNSAFIPQKYVAGLKTIHSKTHNRENTQCEATEDQYTTNGSDDPVIIKLHDCKNENIEYTILENPNNKTQSALDNSQIILQPDALLLQSPRRQQTISEKSTFPEKQKFPEPIQTKDKLGYALPQLSDYGKLNIEELPDLQITSDHHVTVKQSGNSFPHVLEGSKSPLKSVHTRDDTDYEESNLYINEDGSGHPNGEYQQNNAFTRNSLGETLNSGNGIVSSEGSMFEAADASLEGPSLKNYITMIAMILGGILFCALLSKVKINLLY